The DNA sequence attaccTTGACGATAATtaagtttataataataataataataaattattatatattatctttTGGATGTTGTGTCAATATTATTACTCATTTGGAGCCGatgcttttaaagaaataatatttggaccttgtgttttatAGAAGATTAAAAATAGTTACTTAGGCTCAATTTtgatcaaattaaatatttttgaatataaaatttttttaagaaaaagttGATAAACTCCAAGTCTTATATtgcttatattaaaatatatatatttacaaaatataaggTTCAAATATTATGAGAAAGGGATACGtgtttattaattaagggaataaaataaatatgtaataattACCTTAATTTAGCAttgaaaaaatcagaaattgatATGGTAGCAACATGAGCTAATATATCCACAATTAAATCATTGGGAAGCCAATCAATAGTCTTTGTTGAATTCATTGGAAGACTAGTCTCATCATCTGTAAATTTTGGGTCACTCTTGGTTTGTTTCTGAATTTTCTTTGTACAAGAAATAATGATTTCTCTTGAGACATTATTTTTTCTCCTTATCGGCTTCATTATTCTTCAAGGCTTATATCTACATCCAAGAaagaaacattttttttttatatatgcgacATTATAtgcattttaaaagaaaaaacgctacatatatatatatatattatattatgaaCTACATAACagaaatgtgaaaaaaaaaaaatcattgtaaAGTAGTAAATATACCTGAATGAAACTTGCTACTAATAAAGAGTGATATGATAATAAACTTAGTCGAGTATTATTGTTGGAGATTTGAAACTATGAGTATTTAATTGAGAAATACACTCTTATATATAAAACTTCAGTAGAGAGATTTATAATAAATGTATTAGGAGTAGGAGATATAGAAGTTTCCTAAACTAATATGATTAGGATTTAGTTTCCTTTTTAGATTTGGTTACTAAGTTTCCTTTAAGCATttattaccttttttttttctttttttaaatgaagATTTAAATAGACAGGcgacattatttattttttgtgatttaaattgaaaagataaaacaattataaatcatcatttttaaacaaaaaaaattataatgtaaataattgtatttttctttcaaaaattattatatatgaatatattttaaaatattaaaaaatccaaaaaaaaatatattaactaaaTATCGCGCTTTAGAGAAAATCCGTTTAATTGCAAGATAATAGCACTTTATTATCAGCCTGAAACTTACGTACATTCTTACCTCAAGCAACTCCTATAATGACCTTTTTAAGGGTAACAAGTGGAATCAATGAAAGCAACAAGAAAGGAATTGGGAGTTGCAGTTCAGTAAATAGAGGAACACTTTTAGAGGGATAAGATGTGGCAGTAAAAGTATTGGAAAATGGACTTAAGATTTATGATGCTGAATGTGAGTATTAACATTCATCTAGTAAACCTGATTTTAAGCCTTAGTACTAGACTATATGCCCTTGAGAAGTGGTCATACTCGAATGAACTCCACTTGAATTTCCTACAGAGATTGCACATCAGCTGTTGAATATCTTCACCATGGTTATTCAACACCAGAAACAAACTGCAGTATATAAATTACTTCTTATTCAAAGGAATCCTATACAAATTATTATAAGGcataaaatacataaacaaACATGACATGGTAAATGGATGACAAAATCTGTTTAtaaaatcaaatgaaaataaatatataaacggCAGCAGTTGCAGCAAAAATAGCATTGAAAGTATTCAAGTTTATATATTCAGATGCTGACCTTAttgaaataaaaatctaaatatttaaCTTTTGAAGCAGCCTCAACCCTTCaccctttttcttttgtttaacTTTTGTAGTAAGAACTTGTTGAAGATAGTTTATGACAATATTTCTTAGTTCTTATTTTCCATTTTAAGTCgttatttcttttcttattaCACTATGCTCTCCATATTTTTCCCTCGCAAATTTGATTGTTATATAtcttgagtttcatatataatcATGTATTAGTTTCTTATAGATTATaactatatatctatatttccaaataaataacaacaacaataataaaaactttTAACTCATATTGGAATGATTATTTAAGTTGGACATGTTTTTACAGTTTTCTTATGGAAATATTTGTGAAAGATATAATAGTGCATACCATTCtaacaaagaaagaaagaaaaggtaaaagaaaacaataattACAACTCAAAACAAAGTTACAGTTTGCTGAATATatataaaacagaaaattattaCAGGAAGTTGATAATTAATCTGTAAAGTTGGAGTAAATTTAACAGTATCATCATTGatcaagatgaagaagaagtggTGGTAGGCATTGGGTAGCGGCACAAAGGGCACAAGTGGCTAATTTCGAGCCATTGAACAATGCAATCCTTGTGAAACACATGAGAACAAGGCATCTCTACCCCTTTGCTTCTACAATCACCAAAAGATGAAATCTTCTCCAAACAGATACTGCAAGTCTCGCTACTCAAACCGTCGTCATCATCGCTTAAGTCTTGAAGGGCGCGAATGGAGTCTTGCGTGGCAGGGACAGTCTGAACAGTGTCAAGCGCCTCTCTGAAGCTACGGTCAAGTACATCCTCGTCTTGCTGCTGTTGCTGAAGAGGAGTAGGAAAGCGTGCAGTTATGGTATGGATATTGATAGATACAGCGACATAGAGGGAGTTGGGGTTGGCTTCTAAATTGCGCAACGCAAAAGTTGATATGTGGGGGGTAGCGAGATCGATCAAGGGGAGCTCTAAATTCGACCCCATGAGAACGATTTGAGTGAGGGTGTCATGCATTATCAAGAAGCTTCTTTGGTCAAGGTAATGTGTCTTAGTAGTAGTGGTAGTTGGTAATAATAAATTCTCAGAGTAGTCGATGATTGTGTGGCTTAAGCGTACATGAAAGACTATAAATTTGATACCATCATGACGagtaaaattaggaatataagGAGTATCATCAAAACTCAACCTCACGTAGCGACGACTAACAACCGCCATTCTTGCACTAACTGAAGAATGAGAATCTCTTTCTATTGGAGGTGAAGGAAGGTGTGATTGAGAGGTGAAGGTGTGATTGAGGAAAATCATAAGCTATTGTTTGTGAATTATTTAATTCGAGATGGTCTTATATAGAACTAAAGTTAAATTTAAAACATCCTAATACGATTAGGATttggtttttatatattttaaatttttaatcttATTTGATGAAGATATTTCTTTTACTCTTCCGTGATTAAGAGACAaaacaattataaattatcTTTTTAAACAAATCTGACAAAAATAATCGTATATTTTGCCCTATTTAAAAATGTAAAGAAAACAATCCCCTatttaaactattaaaaaatctagaagaaaaaaatataaaaaagaaaaaaaaaatcacattaaaAATCACGTTATTTTAAACACAATTTTCTTTTGAAGGTTAAACACaattaaaactattaaaaatgtgaaaaaatctgaagaaaacaattattttaaactattaaaaaaatcatgttaGCAAATAGTCtagtagaaaaaaaataaaaataatatccgATTTAAAAATGtgaatttaaaaaatgaatatGGGAGGGCATTGACATTATGTAAGATAGTAAATATACCTGAATGAAACTTGCTACTAATAGAGAGTGATATGATAATAAACTTAATCGAGTGTTATTGTTGGAGATTTGAAACTATGAGAATTTAATTGGGAAATACACTCTTATATATAAAACTTCAGTAGAGAGATTTATAATAAACGTATTAGGAGTAGGAGATATAGAAGTTTCCTAAACTAATATGATTAGGATTTAGTTTCctttttagattttattagttttgactAAGTTACCTTTAAGGattattacattttttaattttttcatcttttaAATGAAGATTCAAATAGACATGTGacgttatttattatttaacttttccgtgatttaaatttaaaggataaaacaattataaatcatcattttttaaaaaattataatgtaaatatttgtatttttctttcaaaattattatatatatatgaatatattttaaaatattaaaaaaccaacaaaaaatattaactatatattgaactttagaaaaaaaaaccGTCTAATTGCAAGAGAACGGcagtttaaatttttctttttttcgatAGGCAAACCATGACTCTGATCTGTGGACATTCGAACACACGACTATAGAAAAGAAATAACTATTAGGGGCGTATAGTACGAAgtgttcaaaataatttgattatagagaATATTATAAAAAAGAATATGATTGTAGGAAAATGTGTAAATTGTATTTGCCTCTATAagataatatgtaattatattcttattaattaaattacactATTTGGTTGAGTACAtaaatcttatatattattgtaagaaattaaaataaaattatttttttattatatatatttaatgttaattatatataaaaatagaataattattattaaagaaatatatttattaattagtaaatattaaattttattgtatttttttaattaaaatgaacatttctatatattttatcactatattatttatttttattcgcTATATCATTTATGTACACCATCCGCATAAAATTTATGTACaatgaatttatatattagggtgattctacaatgcatctCCTTAAAAGAGATGTACTGAGACACCCTTACTTGTTTTGGcatctagaaaaaaaatttagtctaatttttttttttcatattatgtatgttataactatttaagataacctacaaaattttgagaaattccgaataatttacaatatagaaaacaatgttcaaacggtctattttacacgcgtataaaataaaatagtcacgcgtgaacgtagttttcggcgtgttaaacttttccaaatttgttaaaattttgcaggatgtcttaaataactataacgtacatgaccatgagaaaaaatttgactaaaaaattatttcgggtgcTAAAACAGATAAAAGTACATCAAtgtatcccttttaagggggtgcattgtagaatttcccTAAATATTattgctaataatataaatataactcagttaagaaaaaaaaaactgatctCACAGACTAAATATATATCACAATAATTtattgggtgattctacaatgcaccctttaaagggatgtactgatgcaccaTCTACTTGTTTCGACATtcaaaagaattttttagtatattttttttttcatattcatgtacattataaatatttaagatatcctccaaaattttaaaaaattcgaaataatttacaatatagaaaataatgttcaaacagtatTTTACacatgtataaaataaaataatcacgcgtgcaacacattGTTTGAATGCAATTTTCAGCATGTTAAACTTatccgaatttcttaaaattttgtaaaatatcttaaataactataatttacatCATCACGAGaataaatttgactaaaaaattatttcaaatactAAAACGGATAGAAATGTAACGAtgcatcccttttaagggggtgcactacaaaattttcctattttatttataataaatgataatattattggtatttaaatttatttattaatttaaaaatgctattcaaattaatataatagaaGATAATAATTCAATTATGCAATTTTTTAAAGTGTCAACATTATCTTCCTTAAGGAATAATTATATTACTAAGAGAATAACATCCCAAAGCTAAACCCTCAAAACAAACAAAGTAATGTTTAATCATTCCCTTGCTAGCATTAACCCATTCCAAACAGCCACTTATATGTATGTAGTGCGGGAGTGAatctataaatttaatattagataatttaatattccaaCCCTCCTTAAAGGGTAATCATTTTTAATACAGAGCATGGCCTGGAAGGTATGGTTTCGAGAAGAGGAGATGTTTATAgactatatataaattatagttATGGTATCACACTCATGGAGATTGGAGACATTCACTGGAAAAAGGCAACTCATGAAATGTTCAATGGAGATATATGAATTTAAAACAAAGGATTGAAAATTCATTTCAACATGCAATAACTGAAGTCATAGGGCAGAAGAGGAACACTATGCGCTTAAAACGGAATGTCTATCTGCCATAGTGAAATTGGCTCTAGCTTATTCTGCAACACAGCACCAGAAGATAGGACAGATATGAAAAAAGTGGCAGCCACACTGAACAAAGTCAAAATGTTAAGAGTGAACTAATAATGTAAACCTGAAATTGTTCCTTAGTTTGTATTCCATTCGCATTACTATTTCTTTTCTCCCAAACTTTATAGTTATGGAACTTTTGAATCTCTTAAAGCTATAATAGACCATATCTGCACTAGATGGTCGTAAatatttttgcaatttattagaGTACAATTATTAACTGTGGTCATTACTAAACTTCTAGAAATAAGTCAACTGACTTGCCCGTCCAAATCAATCTTAAAAGTCATTACGTCTTCTGATTCTGCAGAGTTGCAAGTACATAGCTTAGACCAGAAACAAACTGCAGTACATAATTACTTCTCATTCAAGGAATCCTATCAAATTTATAAGACATAAAATACATCAACAAGTATGACATTGGTAAATCGATGACAAAATCTGTTTAtaaaatcaaatgaaaataaataaataaataaacggcAGCAGTTGCAGCAAATATAGAATTGAAGGTATTCAAGTTTATATATTTAGATGCTGACcttattgaaataaaaatttaaattaaccaAGTGTCTGGTTGTTTTACCCCACAACCATCCAACCATGTTTGGTGCACGTGTAACCATATGAAGTCATTTGGTAACTCAGCCTGCAAAACAATGCAATTAACGTTTATTAGTACCCACTCAAGTGGGAGTTCAACAAGGAAAATAGCTATATTAATATAGAGTAAATATTGTATTATACCTTTGAACTCATTAAGATTGTTGTCAGACAGCAATACTTCTCTTCTCCtacataaaattgtaaaaattttactcaggtttttttttatttattgataaaGGTAAATTATTCAGGGTTCGAATCCACATAAATGAATATTATCCAACAACAAAAATAGACAAGACCACAAAGGAGCTAGTTGAGGCATTATAATTCAACCTACTATTTCAGGATGTATCAAGTAGCCACAATGAATTTCACTGCTTCTGCTTCAGTCCCAATAAACTAGTCCATTATAAATCATACTAAGAAAAACAATAATTCCTGTAATTAACTTCACTAACCtaacataaattataaataaatatctcacttcacaaactttttttttatcttccCTCTGTAGATCACCCAATAAAAGTGTGCATGAATTGCATATCGGAACAGATTTAAATGTAGAAAGGAGCACAAATATAAGGTGCACAAATATACTAGATCAGTAGCAAGTAAACCATCCGTTCCAGAAATCTAATCATTAACAGAAGAAGTAACCagcaattaaaaataaagtgCATTTAAAAAAAACACTTGAACCCATACATCCAGTGTGAAACTAGTTATGACATTCTTACCATGTGACTCCCATTTAGCGCACTTCACAAGCCAAAGGTCTGAGCCAATTTGTGCTGAGGACACTCGATCTACCCATACCTGAAACTGCCTTCCCTGCCAGTCTCCATGCAACTTTTCCATTTCATCCACACACTGGTAAATATGCTGCTCAGTTCCCGAGGGATggaccagagtacaataggagTGCTGAAAAGATTGAAATACCAAGAGGAATTATACCTTACTGTAGTAGAGTTACTAGAGTTATCATTAACATGTGAATGATCACTATCAATTTTTAGATAAAGTAAAAATATCTGTTAAGTTGAAGTCATAAGACTAGAATTTAAAATCTCATGAAATCTTTCATGTTCTATAGCAAAATAATAAGGTTTTCAACTTATTCATCGATTCTCCTTAGCTTCATATCTTTCATTTCTGCTTTCTATATTCCTTTGTGATCATCACCTAACAAAACTTTATAGCAATTATTGTGTTCAACATATTTATCTCAAATGATTGAAACATCATGAAAGACTATAGGCTAGAAATTTGTGACCTATACTAAATGGCAGATCAAAGAGATtcaaaaagtaaaagaaaaaaagttctTTGTTCTTTTGAtaagaataaaaaagataaagagtTACAACTTACAAAAACTGATTTTAGATTCTGCATATGATGTGTAGATTTCGGAATATCTGCACATCGCCATCTCTCgtagaataaat is a window from the Cannabis sativa cultivar Pink pepper isolate KNU-18-1 chromosome 1, ASM2916894v1, whole genome shotgun sequence genome containing:
- the LOC133033778 gene encoding ERAD-associated E3 ubiquitin-protein ligase HRD1-like is translated as MIFLNHTFTSQSHLPSPPIERDSHSSVSARMAVVSRRYVRLSFDDTPYIPNFTRHDGIKFIVFHVRLSHTIIDYSENLLLPTTTTTKTHYLDQRSFLIMHDTLTQIVLMGSNLELPLIDLATPHISTFALRNLEANPNSLYVAVSINIHTITARFPTPLQQQQQDEDVLDRSFREALDTVQTVPATQDSIRALQDLSDDDDGLSSETCSICLEKISSFGDCRSKGVEMPCSHVFHKDCIVQWLEISHLCPLCRYPMPTTTSSSS